The Puntigrus tetrazona isolate hp1 chromosome 9, ASM1883169v1, whole genome shotgun sequence genome includes the window agctTCCctctatttttgattaaataaatgcagctttgagtGAGAATAATGGATgatgcttctttaaaaaaaaaacatctaactGATTCCAAACTTTCTGTATAGGTTGCCTAAACATGTCACAGTGAAATAGGGCgaattttatgttatatttcaaataaaaataccgCTATCATTTCTCAACAGTGCTGTTTCCTCGACACACCAACGCCAACACCAGAGACAACACCATCAACCTCATCCACACCTTCCGGGACTATCTGCACTACCACATAAAGTGCTCCAAGGTGAGAAATGAAGGGTCGAACACAACCCTTGAGTTTGTAAAGTGCTTCTCAGCTTCTCATTCAACCATTCTGCCCTTTGTATGGCCGgataaaatgtattcatcagCATGAAGAAAAAGTTAATGTCTAATCTTGGGAatgtgcgtgtttttttttgcaccctaaTAGGTGTGTTCTCTCTCGTTTTAGGCTTACATCCACACTCGTATGAGGGCCAAGACCTCGGACTTCCTCAAGGTGCTCAACCGCGCTCGCCCGGACGCTGAGAAGAAAGAGATGAAAACCATTTCGTAAGTGCCGTTTCACAATCATTAGCATTTCACACCTTATATGAAACCGCGCAAAGCCGCCCAGGTCCTTAAAATTCGAAATCTCTTTCTCATGGGCTTTTTTCCCAGTAGAGGCGGTTGATTCGTGCTGATGTTTGTGCACGTCTCTGGGTTTTGTTCAACACCGGAGGCGTGTGCTTGCAGAAGATTCATTTGTGATAGTGTGAATTAATTGAGGCGTTGCGCCATTCGCTGATCGTATCAGAGCAGATTACCATGTACATTTCATATTACTTACTTGGCTGGGTGTTGTTTGAGCTtgtttaaactgaaatgtgGCCAAATGCTGCAGATGCTTCTCTGTCTCATCTACGCGTTCTACGTTTCCAGTCTTCCCTGGAATCCAATGCCATTTTTTTACCAGTAGATCGGAGCCAATGAGGAATCGATTTATGTAATGTAGTAAGACTATAAGCTCTAATGATAGATTAGTTTTATGTCGCTGTGCTTTTAATTTGGGAAACCGCTTGTTTAACGGCTTCCTAGTGAAGGTCAATGCTATACATAATCAAGAAAATGGGTAATTGAAGACGTTGCCATTTATTAAAGAGCTCAATGCACTGCACGTGAAAAGTCTCATCTTAAACAtcctgtatattttaatattttgcaacaaACCTCTGATATATGGCATAAATTATTCTTCGTGAAGTATTGTTAGTGCACCGTTTTGAAATTTCATcgttttttggttttcattcaaattcaaatgtttgttAATCTAtggaaaaattacttttatttccaTAACCATAGGAAACCATAGGTCTCTCGACCtctgtattttataatgtataaggCAAACACTTCTTGGTTGTTATTTAGAAACTAGATGTTTTCCTGAGTCAGTTAATATTTGCACAGTAAAACCAACCTCCTTAGTCAAAGAATTCACAATAACTGGAACATGAAGTGCTTCTCTGTGTCATTAGGCTTTAAGGATTCCTGGGCAACGCATTTCAGGACATTTTCTTGTGCTAAAAGTTGATGCGTTAAGTACTTTGAGCTAAGAAGAgcaactgttttcatttttattaatataagtaACATTAATTTCCACACATGTTTGTTCATAGTGCATTAGGTAATGTGTATAATTTGTTTATACAGCTTTAAACGTGAAACAAAAAACCCATATCattatatgtataaatagtaCAAAGGTCCCATTGGTTGACAAGTtcatgcattaactaacattaagcAACAATTaggtatttattaatttttattttagctattgTCTGTTCATTTCACATCAGGTTCATAATGTGGACAGGTGCAACATTTAAATATGGTGGAAATTGACTTTAAGGATAATAAATGTTACCAAATGGAAATTTTAAAGATGAACATGCATTTTAAGTTTATGATACCTAATGCATTAGCTAATGTTAGCAAACTCAGTCGTAAAATGCGCTGTCGATTCATCCTTAGCTATAAATCCTTAAAAGTTAAACTGAATGCAAAATTGACTTTTGCAGCGTTCGGACACAACCACCCTACAATGCTAAAAGTCATTTACTGTGAATCTGAACGTAACCCTGATATCATCTGTCCAGGGGCAAGACCTTCTCCCGTTAAGGACATGATGTGCAATCCCGAGACCAGCATCCGTGGACTCCATCGTACACCTCTGGCCAGTGATGTCGATTCTCCATCTGTAATTTGCACCTCGACAGGGAGACGATTAAATTCCTTGCTTTGCATTTATagaataaatgttatttgtatgtCGGATAAACGTTTTTTTGATACGCTCTTATGTTTCATTGCGTAGATTTGTTGTCTGACAGCGTTTTATTGACATTAGTCATGCAGTATTTTCCCTTTCCTCTTTCCTTTTGCCTTCTTTGTTTCGCCAAATGCATCAATATTGGACATCATGAAATGGTCATGAATAAACCCGTCTTCTATAAAAGAGATTCTTTGTCTGTTATTTGGGGTGAAATCGCTATGTGCATGCTAAAGTTTGCGCTTCAAAAATGCATATACGAAATGAAAGAATTGcgtttgagatttaaaaaaaaaatcatttattgtaAGATATACAGTTAGCATCTTATTTGAATATATagactgaattttcagcatcgttagtttttttctttaatcttcaatgtcacatgaaattttaaaagaacaccattatttaattgtgttcctctaaatgcattttttttttcagaaacgcATTACGATTGACTCAACACTTGATTGGCAAAGTACATTatatcaatcaataatttttatttatatagcgcttttaacaacacaggtatcattataaaataacaacactGAGCACAAAATTAAGctcaaacatgttttaatgtgGCAAAGGAGCTTGGTCATCACTAAGAAAAATTGAGCTATAAGGCAATAGAAAGTCACTTGCTCTTTCATATCATCTTGAGAAGCGTCCTCCTCTTTGTGTTCAGTGGGTTACTTCTGTTTCTCTACCAACTCATCTTCTTCTACATTAGCTGTTCTGCTAACTCCTTATTTTGCGAACGCCTTTTCCACCTCTAACTCCAGTTGTTCTGCCAACTCATCTTGCTCATCTTTCCACTTTTCCATCGCTAGCTCCACTTGTTGTCCCCATTCCTCTTGCTCATCTTTCCACTTTTCCATCGCTAGCTCCGCTTGTTGTCCCCATTCCTCTTGCTCATCTTTCCACTTTTCCATCGCTAGCTCCGCTTGTTGTCCCCATTCCTCTTGCTCATCTTTCCACTTTTCCATCGCTAGCTCCGCTTGTTGTCCCCATTCCTCTTGCTCATCTTTCCACTTTTCCATCGCTAGCTCCACTTGTTGTCCCCATTCCTCTTGCTCATCTTTCCACTTTTCCATCGCTAGCTCCACTTGTTGTCCCCATTCCTCTTGCTCATCTTTCCACTTTTCCATCGCTAGCTCCACTTGTTGTCCCCATTCCTCTTGCTCATCTTTCCACCTATCCATCGCTGACTCCATTTCCAAACCCATTTGTTCTGCCATCTCCTCTTGCTCTTCTTTCGCCTTTTCCAATGCTAACTTCATTTTTTCTGCATAGCTCATCTTCCGTCCCAAAAACATGGTTGGTAGGATTTCGTTTAAGTTCGCCGAGAGACCACTTCTCCGTCTTCTATTTCTTGCGTGATGATGGCTTTCTTGAGTCGGAAGGCGAAGGATCTGGAGACAGAAAGCTGGAGGTTAGAGTCAgtctttaataatttgttaagACATTTACAGACATCCCAGCTATCCGGTTAAGCACGTAGCCACCATATGTAATTTGTCTatagaaaaatcaataaaaaggacaaaaaaaagccGATAATGGTCAGCCAAGTAGTATGTTAGCTTATTTACCCGGAGTGACAATGCGTTTTTGTCTTACCTGGTGTTACCAGTGATTCTCCTGTGACTGCTTGCAGTTGGATTTCCTTTTATTTAGTGATCctcactttcacttttgattCCCAAATTACGAATGCGATCATTTCTTGGAAATGGGTTTGATCCCTATGAACCAGATGCATATTACAGTTTgagaaagtaatttttttgacattgcAATTTCTTCACATTGCACCACGCAATTTCAagccaaatgaaaaaaaaatcatgttatgaTAAAAAGTAAAGCCTATATCTTTTAGAACAGATGGCCCAGATGTACAAAATGGTGACCACCATCACAGGAAGCCTCTCTGCTATACGTGTTGTTGCCACCAGgcttaaaggaacagtgcacccaaaaatgaaaatgaccccataattaagaaataaattgttgtatatgactttcttctttcagacgaacacagaggtttttttaaaatgtatgtagcCTATGCATATACGATTGCGAGAGAGTCGAGTTCCAGCTCCTTGGCTGACCTCTAACTCAGCGAATGACGTAAGCTGCATTCGTCTTATTGTAATTGTCGTTTTCgacttttaattcatttagccATCTAGAATCCTGTTCATCTGTTCTCTTCTGAGCTTGCGCTACAAAAGCGGTTTACATCATACGTTGAGTCACACCAAAAAGCCAGAACTCTAATCTCTCACGAACGACTATTTCTGCCAGAAGTCAGTGATTTAAGcacaaaagttaaattaaaaagtaaaaaaaaaaaagtaacatcttacagaaatatttttgtacttgTCTACCGATCTGCTTTAGAAGATATGTATTGAAGACATGTAGCCCCCCTGGAGGAGTATAAGTTAGTTTTACTGTTGGAGTTGTGTACCAGTGTCCAGAGTTGAATATTagcagttatgcacctgtggccctttagtttcagtttgattcttggtcataacactacctccgtataatactgatatgggcaccagaagaatctgaaggagtgaggattctgacgcacaagagaTGTTTTGCcaattgctttcatttattgtgtctcgtcttttcctctataaataaagcaacttgtgacctgagcttcggaggcaaaagaGGGAAACTTGcttttctcccgcttgcaaccgacagcacaatccttgcaagctaaaatccaaagaactcgtgttttatttcgccttgagttgatccttcctggtaaagagccgttcgagtgaaatagtctcaacatttacgacagatatttttgatttatggAGCCTCAAAGTAATCCAGCCACCATCCACCACCATTACCAGACTtcgaagagccaggataaattttttaaaaattccaaCTGTGCTTGTCTGAAAGTAGACAGCCATatacatcttggatggcttgAGGAAAGTAAAGTATGGGgtcatttacattttggggtgaactatttctttaagagtGGTGGATTCGCAAAACTGGAAGCCAGTCTTCAAATGCCTGCAAATGCACTTGTTAACTTCAGGTGCACTGATGGCTGGAAACACTGGAGATTTGTACagattatcatatatatatatatatatatatatatatatatatatatatatatatatatatatatatatatagatttgcatttatatatatatttgcagtcTTTGCAACTTTTAGAAAATTTACTTGAAGAATAAGTGGTAACAAGTTGTAAAGATGACTGTTTGATTTGGAAAGGCTCAGGCACACAAAGAGTTCTTCATGGGAAAGGATGCAACTAAATATTCAAGACTATTTGGGTGGACGGCACTTacctgcataaaaaaaaaagttggagggaagagaaaacatgagaaaaacGAAAGAGTTCTTCATGGGAAAGGATGCAACACAAGTGAGTGATCACTTTTCTGAAAAACCCCACAGTGAGTGATCACTTTTCTAAAAGGGGGAAACATTCCCCTCATTGTCTTTAAGTGGTGTTTATACACTCTAAAAATGATGGGGTAAATAGGGACTGGACCCCCAAATGGGTTGTTTTGACCCAGAAGTTAGGTTAACTATTTAACCCAATCTTCTGGATATAAACCAAACTAACCAACAAAAACAGCTGGTTCTGTCtgtatttaacccagcattttttaGAGTGTATTTTAAAGGCCAGAAGCTTGCTGGAACATGTTTCTCACAAGTCTGTAGGAAAAGAGTTTGTGTCTAGTGTTTTGTTAGCGACTTCACCATGGAAAGGCaaaaaaatttagattttagtttaGAAATTTGCTGAATTGGTATTCaatgaaaatcaaataaagaattttgaaatctttttgttttgcacgAGCAGCAAGGGTGAATGCTGTATGGAAACATCAACATTGTGTCATGTGCACAATCAGTGACCAAAGAGATTTCAAAATAGGACTGCCAAGGCCAactctgttattatttacattcCAAAGCCGGAGGTGTTTTGAAGAATAACGGTAGCAATTTCAGTTTCCACTCCATAAACGtgcataaacatgcttttatatattttttccgaAGCACACCAAACAAAGTAGCcgcatttgtttttttgaaaaaggtcAAGGCTGCTTTTCAAGGCtgcatgcatttaatcaaaaatacagtaaaagactgaatgttgtgaaatataagTTCAGTATGAtggttttaatgtaataattttaaaacgtattttattcctttgatgcaaaACGTAATTTTCCGCACCGTTATTCCTGGGCACATTAAGTAATGTCAGTGACAGAATCATGCCGACCACATGCATCCAACTTAGGTCTTTAGCCTTGTCCCTTACTTTCTCTGAACCTTATGATGATGGTATGCGCTGTATGATGAgatttgcaaagcctttgcaatttgacaTTGAGGAACGTTATTTTTAAGGTATTCCACAATCTTTTTACTcactctttcacagattggagagcCTCTGTTCATTTTTATATCTGAGATTCTGCCTCTTTAAGAAATCTCTTTCATGGCTAATCGTGTTACAGACCTGATTTCAATTAACTcgattagttgctagatgttctcccagccgaatcttttcaaaatttcttgctttttcagccctttgtttCCCCCTTGACAACGTTTTCGAGACccgtagcaggcatcaaatttaaaatgagctcatttagtggataaaagtgtaacatttctcagtttaaacatttatgttctctatgttctattgggaataaaatattggctttattaaaaaaaaacaactaaaaactcTCGACATTTCAAAAACACGCTTCTCACCCAAAAATGCCCTTTACACCcgttactgaccccaaaccttaaATTGGTCATTTACATTAGAAAATAACAACACCGACCAGAAAATTAAGCtcatacatatttaattgtgGCATAggagattgaaaaaaaaaaaaaacatggtcaACACAAAGAAACTTGAGCAAgaacaggcaaataaaaagagagaagaagaacCACTGAGACTGTAAGATCAGGATGACATTGAAgaaaaagtcactttttattCACAACATCTTGAGAagcttcttcctcctcctcatcctcagcATGTGACTTCTCTATCGCCTACTAACTCACCTTCCTTCACTAATGGCAGTTGTTTTGTTAActcttcctctgctttcacCTTTTCCACCACCAACTCCAGCTGGTCtgctattttttcttcttctgctttcACATTTTCCACCACCAACTCCAGCTGGTCtgctattttttcttcttctgctttcACCTTTTCCACCACCAACTCCAGCTGTTctgttattttttcttcttctgctttcACCTTTTCCACCACCAACTCCAGCTGATCTTctactttttcttcttctgctttcACCACTGTTAACTCCAGCTGTTGTCCCACTCTCTCTTCTGCCTTCACCTCTTCCACCGCTAGCTTCTGTTGTTCTGCTAACTcctgtttttctgcttttgccTCTTCCAACGCTAGCTCCAGTTGTTCTGTCAACTTCTGATCCTCCCCAGAATCTTCCAGGTCATTGTGAATAATAAGATTTTGCTCAAGTTCACTTTGAGAGACCACTTCTCCGTCCACTATttcttgtgtgatgatgatggcTTTCTTAAGTCCGACGGAcgtaggaggaggaggaggaggagctggagaCAGAAAGTAGGCTAGAGGTTAGAGTTAatctttaataattcattaagacatttatgtagcataaaaaaaaaaaaatagaagctCTTACAAGCAAACAAATCATCAAGGTTAGTAATGATGCATATATTAATTGAGAAAGcaacattttgataaatattactTGGGTCAGTCTATGAATCAGGTGTGTATTGCAGTTTGAGAAGgtcattttgtatatttggaaaaaaaaaaaaacaatcaagtgATGGGTTTAAAAGTTAACAAATTGCATCGCACCATCTCAAGCTAAATtaacaaattttaatatatatatatttttaaatataaatgcataaacacaattaacgcagtaaaaattttttacaaataaattaatattattatattaaattaatattaataaatgtttcaaaatattctgaatttttcagcatgtatatatttttttgggaatcagaatattaaaatcCTGAAAAATCATTCAGCATTGCGTTAtataaacgttttttaaaatttgtattttactttGATTAGTAAATGCATGCTACTTGCATGCGCGCTAAAAAAAGGCACACAAATGGCACCTGTTTTGTAGAATGACCCTTATGTTGTAACAAGTTGATTGTCTTCAAACATATCTAGGTTAGCAGTGAGAAACATAAACAGCGTGAGTGATGTGAGTGTATTTGGCCAGCGAGGGCTCGGGCGGCACCGTTTACTCGTCTTTGTTAGACAGCACAGCAGTGAGCGATGATTAGTATGAAGACAAGCTTGATGTAGGTTAGGGAAGCGTGTTTGTTAACTCATACTGGCGATGCCTAAAATCTACACGACACGTCACGGCACTCACCTGCATACAACGCCTGCTCTAAAGAAAAATCCTCTCTGTGGAGGGAAGAGAAAACATGAGAGAGTGGCACAGAAAGAAGTGCTTGATGGGAAAGGATGCAGCTAAATATTCAAGACTGGGTGGTGGATCGAAGATAAGAGACGTTTACTGAAAAACCCGACAGTGAGTGATCACTTTCTAGCCTATAAGGGCCAAAACATCCCCCTCGCTGTCTTGAAGTGGTGTCTACTTTAAAGGACAGAAGCTTGCTGGGACATGTTTCTCTCAAGCCTGTAGGGAAAGAGTTTGTGCCATGTGTTTGTTACTATAGAGCGACTTCACCATGGAAAGATAAGCTCTGTGCACGCTAGATTTGCATGTGCTGGTCACAAGGGAAAAGGCTGTATGGAAACAGGGATGTGCAAATTGCGATCAGTGAACAAAATTAAAGGAAGGATTTTAGAATccaccaaaaatgacaattctgtcattatttacattcTAAACCTGTACGACTTTGTTCTGTGGAGCATAAATGAAGATAGATAGCGGTTTCGGGTTGCCATTGACTTTTATTATATGAACCAAAAAAAGTCAATGGGAACCGAAAATGATTGGtaaccaacattcttcaaaatataatctTCTTTTTCCCgtagaagaaagaaatgtataccGGTTTAGAACAGTAGGGTGCAacaaacatgcataaacatgctttttgtgtttgttcttaACTACACCGTTACATTTGAACAAGCAGCAGTATTTACCTGCATATGCATTTTACTAATTCATTTTCTGAGAAAGTCAGAAACAAATCATTGCGAGCTACACGGTTTAAAGTCGAcatgaaaatgcatgaatttcaaattaaataaataatttgtctaATTAAACTTTTGACAGTAATTTAACATGACAAGCAAAATTGTATTGAATGCATTGTGAATCTTTGATATATTGCCCAATGTGATTCTTCATGAAGGCTTATAAAGGGTTTGGCTTCAGTCTAAATGAAAAACAGCTCATTAAGGACTTAAGGCGATTAAGTGTCAAGAACGATTCTGGCATTGACCTGCGATGTGTTTTTCCCATCCATTTTCACAAACTCATCACCTCTCCTTCATCTTACCTGTTTTTGTCCTCCTTGTCGTCAACGACACCCTCCAGGAGACGGTGATAGGTGGCGATCTCTGCCTCCAGTTTGGTCTTGAGGTTGAGCAGGGCCTCGTACTCGGCCGCCTGCCGCTCCACCTGCGCCCGCACCTGTCCCAGCTCTCCTTCCAGCTGCAGGATTCGAGAGTTGTACCCCGTGACTTCGTGAGCGTAACGTGCCTCCGTTTCACGCAGAGAGTCCTCGAGTGAACGAATCTGCAAAGCAGTCCAAGAAACGGTTTGAATTCATGTTTCTCACAACCTTAATAACTTTTTGAAATATCTGTGTGAAACTGGCcgatataaatgtttattggtatttttttgtttaatgttagaAAGAattactgtatgtttattaattgtattattttattatattgccaaatttcataattttttcattcttaTACTGAAAAAGGTTacattaaaaacgtttttattatgtgtaatatattttctgtataatatatatatatatatatatatatatatatatatatatatatatatatatatatttttt containing:
- the LOC122351587 gene encoding cilia- and flagella-associated protein 251-like, producing MFLGRKMSYAEKMKLALEKAKEEQEEMAEQMGLEMESAMDRWKDEQEEWGQQVELAMEKWKDEQEEWGQQVELAMEKWKDEQEEWGQQVELAMEKWKDEQEEWGQQAELAMEKWKDEQEEWGQQAELAMEKWKDEQEEWGQQAELAMEKWKDEQEEWGQQVELAMEKWKDEQDELAEQLELEVEKAFAK